From a single Centropristis striata isolate RG_2023a ecotype Rhode Island chromosome 14, C.striata_1.0, whole genome shotgun sequence genomic region:
- the LOC131984615 gene encoding cortexin-2-like — MHPATQQTSTTDTKASPLRHDLLLPDDDFWWTISRRTEPDDRVKRPSVMADDIYSSTFSASESDFSSSSSSSSPSASFLTLEQRAAFVFVLILFIFLGLLIVRCFRILLDPYRSMPSSTWTDYMEKDTFDYRIS, encoded by the coding sequence gCGTCTCCTCTCCGACACGACCTTCTTCTCCCTGACGATGATTTCTGGTGGACGATCTCCCGTCGGACCGAACCAGACGACCGTGTGAAGCGTCCGTCCGTCATGGCCGACGACATCTACAGCAGCACCTTCTCCGCCTCCGAGTCGGACTTCTCGtcctcgtcctcgtcctcctcgcCGTCCGCCTCCTTCCTCACGCTCGAGCAGCGGGCGGCCTTCGTCTTCGTCCtcatcctcttcatcttccTGGGGCTGCTGATCGTGCGCTGCTTCCGGATCCTGCTGGACCCGTACCGCAGCATGCCGTCCTCCACCTGGACAGACTACATGGAGAAGGACACGTTCGACTACCGAATTTCCTGA